The genomic interval AGCTCCTACAACCAAAAGCACTGTTTCTACAACGGCTACTACAACTAAATCTCCTTCTACAACAAGTCCTCGAATTACACCAACAACAACCAAACCCAACAAAGGTAAGTCAGATGAAAGGTAACTATAAAGTCCTTTTTCGGATCAATGCAAGCAGCGGTGTGGTGTTTTTGTATGATCGCGCAATCTTTTTCAGTTGGAACTGTCGTCTGTACCATCTTCTTCGTAGGAAATAGCTACAGATTGTAGCACTGGACAGAATGCTTTTATTTCTAAAAGAACAAATGAAAGACATGTCCACTACAAGGGAAAATGAAGATGGCCATATAAGATGGAGGACAGGCCTGGGCGAGAACAAAACTACGACCCTCCTAGGGTAAGTGCAAATATCTTGTCTTATCTCTCATCATATGCATTCGGATCGGAGTGAACAGAATTTCACCACTCAAAGTCATATATAGACTGACGTTATTGCTCAGAACTTTGTTTTAGAATCCACagtttgtaaacaaaacaacattcatCAATTGAATGATCTGTCTTTTTATTACATGATTGTCTGTCATTTTAACACACAATCAGTTTGCTTAAAAAGATATCCCGTTTTCCATTACACTAACATTTTCCATTCCTTTCAAAACCATACTTCATTCAAAAGACCTGGATATTAAGAGTTTTCCAAAACTATTGTGTTTAACCAAGTAAAAAGCATTCGTTACGATTGTCCAGTGTTGATTGATATCAACACACTTCGCTGATATTATTTTATCGGATTCCGATAGACTCTGACGTCATAACTTCATGCGACCAGGTTACCTGACGGCACACCATGTAGGTTCATTAACGTCCACTTGACTTATAACAGATCAGGacgaataaatgaaaagaaattacaTCATATGTTGCTAAATTTCTTCCTAATCACTCAAGATTACATTGTGTTTCAAAATTCTATCAAGTGTACATATGATTATGTTTTTGATGAAGGCAGAGGCGAATTTTACAGGGTTGTCACGGTATTTAAGGAtgtttttaactgaaaaatagACTTAAACGACAgatgttttatacatgtgtatttttggtGACATTGATAGATTTTGTCATATTCATTAAGATGAATACCGGTAGACCTTCAGTGAAATCAGCGGTTCGTCCAGACAACACATCTGTACAGCCACTTCGAACACCTAAATCCGACTGGCCCACTCGTCCAGCGGTTCGTCCAGACAACACCTCTGTACAGCCACTTCGAACACCTAAATCCGACTGGCCCACGCGTCCAGCGGTTCGTCCAGACAACACATCTGTACAGCCACTTCGAACACCTAAATCCGACTGGCCCACTCGTCCAGCGGTTCGTCCAGAGAACACATCTGTACAGCCACTTCGAACACCTAAATCCGACTGGCCCACTCGTCCAGCGGTTCGTCCAGACAACACATCTGTACAGCCACTTCGAACACCTAAATCTGAATGGCCCACTCGTCCAGCAGTTCGTCCAGACAACACCTCTGTACAGCCACTTCGAACATCTAAATCCGAATGGCCCACTCGTCCAGCGGTTCGTCCAGACAACACATCTGTACAGCCACTTCGAACACCTAAATCCGACTGGCCCACTCGTCCAGCGGTTCGTCCAGACAACACATCTGTACAGCCACTTCGAACACCTAAATCTGAATGGCCCACTCGTCCAGCAGTTCGTCCAGACAACACATCTGTACAGCCACTTCGAACACCTAAATCCGACTGGCCCACTCGTCCAGCAGTTCGTCCAGACAACACATCTGTACAGCCACTTCGAACACCTAAATCCGACTGGCCCACTCGTCCAGCGGTTCGTCCAGAGAACACATCTGTACAGCCACTTCGAACACCTAAATCCGACTGGCCCACTCGTCCAGCGGTTCGTCCAGAGAACACATCTGTACAGCCACTTCGAACACCTAAATCCGACTGGCCCACTCGTCCAGCGGTTCGTCCAGAGAACACATCTGTACAGCCACTTCGAACACCTAAATCCGAATGGCCCACTCGTCCAGCGGTTCGTCCAGACAACACATCTGTACAGCCACTTCGAACACCTAAATCCGACTGGCCCACTCGTCCAGCGGTTCGTCCAGACAACACATCTGTACAGCCACTTCGAACACCTAAATCTGAATGGCCCACTCGTCCAGCAGTTCGTCCAGACAACACATCTGTACAGCCACTTCGAACACCTAAATCCGACTGGCCCACTCGTCCAGCGGTTCGTCCAGACAACACATCTGTACAGCCACTTCGAACACCTAAATCCGACTGGCCCACTCGTCCAGCGGTTCGTCCAGACAACACATCTGTACAGCCACTTCGAACACCTAAATCTGAATGGCCCACTCGTCCAGCAGTTCGTCCAGACAACACCTCTGTACAGCCACTTCGAACACCTAAATCCGACTGGCCCACTCGTCCAGCGGTTCGTCCAGAGAACACATCTGTACAGCCACTTCGAACACCTAAATCCGACTGGCCCACTCGTCCAGCGGTTCGTCCAGAGAACACATCTGTACAGCCACTTCGAACACCTAAATCCGACTGGCCCACTCGTCCAGCGGTTCGTCCAGACAACACATCTGTACAGCCACTTCGAACACCTAAATCTGAATGGCCCACTCGTCCAGCAGTTCGTCCAGACAACACCTCTGTACAGCCACTTCGAACACCTAAATCCGACTGGCCCACTCGTCCAGCGGTTCGTCCAGAGAACACATCTGTACAGCCACTTCGAACACCTAAATCCGACTGGCCCACTCGTCCAGCGGTTCGTCCAGACAACACCTCTGTACAGCCACTTCAAACAGAACTGGTCAGGGATTAACTTCCTGCATTACCATTGCCCGTAAGTAtagttatataaataaatatagctggaAAATGTGTCCATATTTCTAATTATTTCCCTCTCTGGAAAAGAGCAAGGGCATCTAGCgatttctttttcagtgttTCCGTGGATTAGGCATTCTGTAATTTCTTCATATCTTGAAAACTAGTTAGATGATGGCTATAAAATTCACACGTTACGTTTAGTTTGTGCGACGCTTGTAAATTCTCCTGCCTAATGGAGTTAATATCTGTCTTTCTGTGAGTTCGTTTTTGTCCGTGAATCATCAGTGATTTCTGTAGTTTGCTCAAGCCTTGCAGACTATGGAAGATCAACAAACTTTCAGATTACATCAAGTTTTTGAGATACTTGTGAATGGTGCATATTTTTGAAatagattttgattttttttcctctgtGCGTTTCTTTTGTCCAAATGTGTTTTGGACTATCGAACATGCAAAACATGCATTACTTTCTGAATGTActtgagtatacatgtaggatatgATGTATGATAAACAAATACAGTGTTACGGGCGCTGATACTtgcaatattttattataactcatcttttttatttatatgtattttcatatttgcTGTCAGGCGACAAAAATTCCAGTTTCCAGAGGTTTCGAGAGGTTCCAGTGCTCAAAATTGAGACCGTAGCGTTATTGGAACCGCAAGGGTAGGTGTCAACTCTCTTGGCTTTTGTTCCGTCAAGATGGTGCTATTTTGCCTCGCAGCAGCTGATCTATGCTAAATTGACAGGTGTTCTCTTGCAAGGCTGTGGTTGTTACTTTACCAATTTggcataactttcttcatttcccTTGAAACATAATCTTTCTTTTCGTTTGTCCTTTAACAAAAGGTGTCTAATGCCGTGCTGTGGATTTTCTGACATCAAATATCTGTGTTTGTTTGGCAGCTTTCATCAAGTGACGATGGGTAGCTGATCATCTCCAAGAAGAAGACaacttttgttcatttattacaAGTGATCCAAGCGGATTTCTTCACACCAAATTCGATGGATTTTAATTACGCGCCATGGTCAAGCTGTAAAGTTTTTTGGCGTTTTCTTTAGACCATTCATCAATGATTGGAACGGCTTCAGTGCGTTCATCTACACATCCATCTACGGGGCGATACTATGTTCACATTCGCTACTCTGCGTCTAAATTAATGGTAAAAAGTGTACAAATAcgtaatgtaataaaaatgttgatGTCATGCGAGGATAGTCTTGTGTTCAAAACTTCAGCTTGCATTTTACGACTTGTTCATTGTATCATCCATTTGTGAAAACCGGTCTCAGGGAGGAATTCCTTTCCTTTTCACTAGCTGTTTAAGCATCTGCGGCTCAGTTATTCGGTTGCACTTCAAAAGATACTGGGTACCTGGAGCTTGCCGATTACACGATCTCTGGTCATACACCATGGTATAGCTGTGCTAATGCACATTCCACTTAGTACGGGGCCTcggtggccgagggggttagcacgccagcgcagcgcaatgacccatgagcctcctgccaatgcagtcactgtgagttgtccagctcatgctggcttcctctccggccgtacgtgaaaaggtctgcagcaacctgcggatggttgtagattcccccccgagctctgcccggtttcctcccgccataatgctgaccgccatcgtacaagtgaaatattcatgaatacgttgtaaaacaccaatgaaataaagaaataaatccacTAAGTACAAAAAACTAGAGaatatacatgtggatgactCTTCTACGTTTATGTTGTGTAAAGTAGGTCACTAGTCATAGcatttaacatttcaaaaatgGTCATTGGTGTACTTTTTAAACCTGGGGCCCGTCATGGTTAAAGAACTGGTAGGTCTGTCTTTATTCTGGCTCCTCATGCTGCCAACGAGGCCAATCCTCGGCTAAAGGCTTCGTAATCTCTCATGCCTGGTAGCATATGTCAGCCTGTTCAGAAGAAGCCTACTGTGCCGTCAGCCAATGCCAACGCGTCTCTACAGGCGATTTTCAGCCAATCCTCGTTCGTCCATTGTAAGTGTGTATTTGGTTGTTTTGAAAACGAAAACATTTAAGTTTGGAGCAGTAAGCTATGCTGTAAACGACGTTGGCGTGTTTTTATCAACACGAAAAGCAACGCTGTCACGTTACTAGACAATGTAGGCGATTGCGAAAGACGTCGGTCAGGCAAAGTGTATGTACAGGGAGTCATTACAACGAGTTAACGGACCGTTTTGAGGGCTAATGCTTACAACCCGGGTAACTGTTTGTTTGTCAGTTATGTGCTCTTAGCGTATCCAAGCTGGATTGTCGTAATAAACACGACGAAGGCTCAACAAAGCGATTTTAGCGCTATGGTCATCTTGGAAAAGTCATTAGCGCGATACCTGGAATCAATCCACGATCTAGTCATGCCAGAGACTAGAAACCTGGAAGTCTTGCCCCTCTTTGGCATGCCCATCAGTATAAAGTGCCAGAACCGCCACATACTCTCACTGGCAATGGTATTCAAGCCTGATGTGTTCTGAACGGCTTTTGACTGAGATAGCACTATAAGTTCATCGACACATATAAACCTTCCTTACTATAAGGTGATATGATCAGTTTACcttgaaacaaagaaacaatatTAGCAAAATAAAAACACGTGTGTCGTCATTGCAGCAACAACGTTTATTTCTTTTGTCTATATATTACACTTAGATAGAACGTTTGTCACATTTGTTTAGTTGGATTTGTGTGAATTTTAAAGTCTccacgttgtactcaagaatattttacttataagagCTTTGTGAGTGaatataattaatttattgatcAATGGGCCTGTGATCTGCAGAAAGTCGTCGCCTTCAGATTTGCAGAAcggtacaaattttaaaatcatcttGAGATGAGGATCTTGAAGTGCACGACTTTCACAGGAATGTTGGAATTGGCCAGCTACTTATCCGCATAGCCGTTGATACCCTCCACTTTGACCCATTCATTATTCTAAGCGTTTTCGAGAGCGGCGTAAACTACTGAGTGAAGCCACTTTTAAGGCTATGC from Liolophura sinensis isolate JHLJ2023 chromosome 3, CUHK_Ljap_v2, whole genome shotgun sequence carries:
- the LOC135463299 gene encoding mucin-19-like; translation: MTGPRFKNGCTEVLSGRTAGRVGQSDLGVRSGCTDVFSGRTAGRVGQSDLGVRSGCTEVLSGRTAGRVGHSDLGVRSGCTDVLSGRTAGRVGQSDLGVRSGCTDVFSGRTAGRVGQSDLGVRSGCTDVFSGRTAGRVGQSDLGVRSGCTEVLSGRTAGRVGHSDLGVRSGCTDVLSGRTAGRVGQSDLGVRSGCTDVLSGRTAGRVGQSDLGVRSGCTDVLSGRTAGRVGHSDLGVRSGCTDVLSGRTAGRVGQSDLGVRSGCTDVLSGRTAGRVGHSDLGVRSGCTDVFSGRTAGRVGQSDLGVRSGCTDVFSGRTAGRVGQSDLGVRSGCTDVFSGRTAGRVGQSDLGVRSGCTDVLSGRTAGRVGQSDLGVRSGCTDVLSGRTAGRVGHSDLGVRSGCTDVLSGRTAGRVGQSDLGVRSGCTDVLSGRTAGRVGHSDLDVRSGCTEVLSGRTAGRVGHSDLGVRSGCTDVLSGRTAGRVGQSDLGVRSGCTDVFSGRTAGRVGQSDLGVRSGCTDVLSGRTAGRVGQSDLGVRSGCTEVLSGRTAGRVGQSDLGVRSGCTDVLSGRTADFTEGLPVFILMNMTKSINVTKNTHV